TCACGGCTAAACATAAAAGGAAACTAATTCTGTTGTAGGTTCGTGCGTCTTCTCTgattgcatggcaggtggaccccaTCCAATTTCCTTTAAGGAAAGAAGACTCCATGCGCTGCATCTTCTACATGTTCCTCCCTGATACGTCTCTTTGCCTGGCAAGAATAAATATAAAAATCTAAATTGCATTGATTTCCTTTTAAACCAGCGTACAACGCCTCTATATCTCCGATTAGAATATTCCCTTGTAAACTCATCCATACTTACAACCTTGTGGCCTGAGTATGCACGGCTCAAGGACCGATGAGATCCATGCAAGTAGTACTCACGTTGTAGTTTTCCATTACCATATAACTCAGTTCGTTTCTTATCTCCCGGGACCAAATCAAGAAATACACCGTAATTGCATGCGCTCAGAACAAAACAAGAATGATTGTTCAATGATTTGACCACCGAGCCATCTTCACTCAACTGAAAATAATTAGGAGCGTAGATATTTCGCTGTATTGATCCCTCGACATCACTAGCATCAACGTCCGTATcaagtcggccaagaggaagggccggaggcacgcCGTGGACGCGAGGGATGAGGtcgccgcgcaggccgccgccgcgcAACAGGAGTTCACCAACGCCCGCGTCGCGGCGGCAACGAGGAAGGTGCTCTACATGCTAGgggtaaaccctagccagcacaGCCTTGTCCAAGCNNNNNNNNNNNNNNNNNNNNNNNNNNNNNNNNNNNNNNNNNNNNNNNNNNNNNNNNNNNNNNNNNNNNNNNNNNNNNNNNNNNNNNNNNNNNNNNNNNNNNNNNNNNNNNNNNNNNNNNNNNNNNNNNNNNNNNNNNNNNNNNNNNNNNNNNNNNNNNNNNNNNNNNNNNNNNNNNNNNNNNNNNNNNNNNNNNNNNNNNNNNNNNNNNNNNNNNNNNNNNNNNNNNNNNNNNNNNNNNNNNNNNNNNNNNNNNNNNNNNNNNNNNNNNNNNNNNNNNNNNNNNNNNNNNNNNNNNNNNNNNNNNNNNNNNNNNNNNNNNNNNNNNNNNNNNNNNNNNNNNNNNNNNNNNNNNNNNNNNNNNATGGAGGATGTTGTGGAGGGCGACCCGGCACGACCGCGGGGGAATActaactccaagaaggaggacaagcgagatgcgaccaccaacgccttgatcgcaagcgtggacaacatgatgaataagaaggactcaagggaggaggagcacaggcgtttcaaggcggagcaaatgaatgctttcatggagatccaaaggaggaggcttgatcttgacgccgagaagcaagccaaaatgttcgagctcgaggcggagaagcaagccaagatgctagagatcgaggccgccaacgccaagatcaaggcgaaagaagtggctctcgcgagcatgatgaccggggtggagatcatgaaggtggatatcaacaccgtgtcgccaaggaagaggtcgtggttcgagaagatgcaggccgacatgctcaagtttgATGACGAGTGATCTATGACGGCGATGGCCATCTTTTCTGTATGCCGACAGGTGTGCCGGCATGACCACGGAAGccgcgatggcgtggtcgaactcaagtcccacccttttgtgtgctggcatgtgtgccggccggctggcgagtgcgccagcatgaactgtggTGATATTTTATGAAGCCGGCATTGTATGCCGACGCTGGCATGATGCCAGCGTGAaacatggccgctggcatgatcggCGGCAAGCTTTTTTTATTTAAAAGTTGAATGCGGACATGAAATTGGTCGACGCGTTGGACGCATTGCCGACCTAAATGCAAAACTGGCGTCTAACTGGGCGGATgccgggcgggcggccgacccaaaacGGACAAATGTGCCGTCCATTTggatcggcccgttggagttgctcttatgagCCATCATGTCCTCTCTCGCGCGTCTCCAGGCGTGCAAATGCTCGTCACACGTGGCTCGAGCGAGTTTGACTCGCAAAAAATGGCTGATTCGGCCGTTCCTCTAGAGCATGGGTCAAGCCTTCTTTGAGGTTCGTGCGGGTCACAAATTGAATGCGACCCAGGATTCTAAGgtcctgtttggttccaaataagtcactaacttataagtcgaaaagtgataAAATTAACTTATTTTACCAAACATActtaacttataagtcaccccaacttataagtcataagttgcttcaTCCAACTTAAACCGAGGGAGCACAACATTTTCCCTCCGACCCACCAAATTTCTTCAGATTTTCACAAAGTTGAAACCAACCTTGGatgaaaaaaaaattcaaagtttGGAGGAACTTTGAAATGAGGCTGGAGGAGGCCAACTGAAGATAGGGGCGATGGAGATGGTGAAGCATCCCTGGGAGATCTGCTTGCTTTGTAGTATTCAGGTCGTTCGAAAAAAACCTTTgtatttcaaaattttcttttcaaaGTTTTGGCAACCGATTCAGCTGACACAACAGTGAGATTGGACAGCACGCGCCACAGTGCTCTGCACTCCCGTCGCTGACAGAGCACAGAGCGGTCAATCAATCCAGCAAAGCAAGCAGGCGGCACAGCTCCTCACAACAAGCACAAAGAAACAAGAGCCAAAAGCAAAGCACCAAACACCTCTCAAAAGCCTACATTTCCACCCCTCAAAACCAAGAGCACACGAGAAATTGCCCTCGGAAAGCCGGAAACCCCCATGGAAAGCATCGACGCCGGGTCCATTTACCACTTTGCCCTCCACCACCACCTAAAGTCCTCAGCTTTGGCTCCATCCTCCTCCGACCCTCACTCCACTCCACTCCCCACTCCCCACTCCCCActcgccgccgccgctccagctccaatggccgccgccgccgccgcgcgcgggCTCTCCCGGCTCCTCCCGCTCCTTGCCCTCCTCCTCCTGACGGTTCTTGCCGCGGCGGCGAGGGACGAGGGGGAGTTGCGGGCGCTGGCGGCGCTGAGGGCGGCGCTGGACCCGGCGGGCCGGGTGCTGGGCTCGTGGGCCCGGGCCGGGGACCCCTGCGGCGGCGCCTTCGTCGGCGTCGCCTGCGACCGCGAGGGCCGCGTCACGGCCGTCTCGCTGCAGGGCCGGGGCCTCTCCGGCACGCTCCCGCCGGCCGTCGCCGGGCTGCGCCGGCTCCGGGGGCTCTACCTGCACTACAACGGCCTCAAGGGCCCCATCCCCCGGGAGATTGGCGGCCTCTCCGAGCTCGCCGACCTCTACCTCGACGTCAACCACCTCTCCGGGCCCGTGCCCGCGGAGATTGCCGCCATGGCGAACCTCCAAGGTGAGCTTTTCTTTCAGGGCTTGTTCTCGGCTCAGTCAGAGGATGAATCTTACCTGCATCTCCTTGGTTCTTTTCTTGGCTAGATGGTGGATTTCTTTTCCTGTCCGTTATTTGCACTGTTTCTTCTAGAGTTTCTACTGCTTTTTTGTGTCAGATTAGTGGTTTGGACTGTTAGGCTTGCTTAGATTTGAACATTGGGGGAAAAGTTGTATGAACAAACCCTAAAAAAACCTTGAATCCCAAACGGAGAAGCATCCAATCGCTCACTACTACATCCAGGGCTTCATTTATTACAGTTCATTTCGAAATCTCCAGGCGGGTTTGGTCCATTTATTGACCCCACCCACCGTACCACTACAAACTTCAGATAATTTTTGGGAGAGAATAGCAGACGCCCTCATCAATTTGAAGATCCAGTGCTGCTCCTAGTACTGTACCCGTTTGTCGACCTTAAATCTTCTTAGCAGCACAACGGTTTGCTTTTGAAATGGGCCACTGTGCTCCATTTTTGTTCTGCATTTGAAATGGACACCTCGTTTTGCTTCTGTGCCAACCTCTCCTTTTGTATGCTTCCATTCCTGGTCGTCTTCTGGGAGCAGTGCGGCAGCCACGTGACCGTCTCGTTTGATTTATTGGGGGTGCCTTGTTTGACTCTCCGTGGGTAAAGGACAAATGGTGTCTCTTGGAGTTGAAAAATGGGGCTTCACTTTAGTTTGGATCCACTTGGCTCTCTAAAGATCCCCTTTGTGTCAAACTTCAGACCAGATCTTGAAAAATGTACTAATGGAAGAACAAGATTGTAAGTACTTATGGATGAACAAGAACAGGATTTTTTTTTTTGTGAGGCCAAGATTTGTGTTCACTGTTGTATTATTGGAGTTGAAAATCTGCATTGTCAGTTTGACTCCTGCATAGGTAAAAGACAAATGGTGATTTCTGGGAGTTGAAAACTTGTGATTTTCACTTTGTTTGGAGCCACTTGGGTCTGTATAGATTCCCTTCGTGGCATCTTCTGGCCAGAATCACTACACTGGCTCCGTATTCAATTGGATTTTCTCTGATTTGATTTAGTTTTCTCATGTTTACTGTACAATATCCGTGTTCTTTCAGTGAATGTACGATTGAAAGGACAAGATTGTTTGTTTTGTGTTCTTTTGCGTCAAAGGGGTTGATTTGCAttgtgaaagatttaaattcactgATGTACTAATTTTAATTTACTCACCCATGGCTCTGCTCTTCGCTTGCAGTGTTGCAGCTGGGCTACAACCAGCTGACAGGCAGCATACCGCCCCAGCTAGGCAACCTGAACAAGCTTGCTGTTCTTGCGCTGCAGTCCAACCAGCTGACCGGAGCCATTCCGGCAACCCTCGGCGACCTGACTCAGCTGACTCGGGTCGATCTGAGCTTCAACAACCTATTTGGCTCGATCCCTTCAAAGATCGCAGATGTTCCGTCGCTTGAGGTCTTCGATGTTCGCAATAACACTCTATCAGGGAGTGTCCCTGTTGGTAACAAACAGACTCTTGCTCAACCTTTTTGGAGATAAAATTTTAACCTTCATCATTATATTAACTCCTGTGATTTGGTTTTGGATGCTaggcttgaagagactgaatggagGGTTCCAATATGTGAACAACAAGGGGCTTTGTGGAGCAGAGTTCATTTCTCTTGATCTCTGTACATCTACAGAGGATGGGCTGAGGCCCAGCAAGCCTGAGCCTTTTGGCCCAGATGGCACTGTCAAGACAGGGCAAGTACCCCAGTCGGTGGATCCACACACGACGAAATCTGCAAAGGCCTCTGCAGGAGTTCTTATTGTTGGTGTTCTTGCTGTGGTCATCGGTGCCGCATTCTGTGGAATATTTGCATTCTCATATTATCGCCGGCAGAAGCAAAAGATTGGCAGCTCACTGGAGGTGTCTGATAGCAGGCTCAGCACTGACCATTTCCAGCAGAAGGAAGCTTGCCGAAGGAGTGCTTCTCCTCTGATCAGTGTGGAGTACTCAAATGGATGGGACACCATGTCAGGTGGAGGCTGCGGATCATCCGGTGAGGTTGGCGATAGCTTTAGGTTCAACCTTGAAGAGGTCGAGTGTGCGACTCAGTACTTCTCTGAGGTTAACTTGCTAGGCAAGAGCGGCTTTGCTGCGACGTTCAAGGGGATCCTGAGGGATGGGTCTGTTGTGGCGGTTAAGAGCCTCAATAAGACAAGTTGCAAGCAAGAGGAGTCTGATTTCCTGAGAGGTCTGAAGACGCTCACCATGCTGCGGCATGAGAACCTTGTTGGCCTGAGGGGCTTCTGCTGCTCCAGGGGGAGGGGGGAGTGCTTTCTTGTGTATGACTTCATGGTTAATGGGTGCTTGTCGCATTATCTCGATGTTAAGGAGGGTTCTGAAGCTAGTGTTCTTGATTGGCCTACAAGAGTTTCCATCATCAGAGGCATTGCAAAAGGTATATCTTTTGTAGCTCCTGTACTGTAATTGAAGATTGTTATGTGTGCAAGCCGCACATGTATTTTGGTCCTTACCAATCTGTTGTGCATTTGCAGGTATCGAGTACTTACACAGCAAGAAGAGCAACAAGCCATCACTAGTGCACCAGAACATATCGGCCGACAAAATCCTTCTCGACCACCATTTCGCCCCATGTCTGTCAGTCCCAGGACTGCACAAGCTCCTTGCCGACGATGTCGTCTTCTCAACCCTGAAGGCCAGTGCAGCTATGGGGTATCTTGCCCCCGAGTACGCCAACACGGGCCGCTTCACCGAGAAGAGCGACGTCTTCGCCTTTGGGATAGTTGTTCTCCAGGTCATCACGGGCAGGAGGGCCGTCTCACAAGTGAAGGTAGGCACAGCGTCCAGCGATCTCGAAGGCCTGATAGATCCATACCTTGGCGGCATCTTCTCGACGACTGAAGCTGCCAGGCTTGCAGAGGTCGCTGTGCATTGCACGTCCGAAGCAGCGAGCCAGAGGCCGACCATGGAGGCTGTGGTTCAGCAACTCAGCGGCTGATGCCGTGGATCGGAACCGAGCTGATGAAGATGTCTGTTGGGAGGCCTTTTGTAGTAGTAAGCTGGAGGACAGTGATGATCCAGTTGCCACCCAATGAGGTCTGAGGTCTTTTGTAGTAATAATCTGACCTGCTAATGTGGAACATGTCGCCATTAACTATTTAGTCACTTTCCTGGTGATCTCACCATTTCATGGTTAAGTATCACAATCTCTTCACAACTTGAATGCTGAAAGATTGTGTATCAATGAGATGACTTGAACCCTTGGTTAGCTAGATCAGCATGCCAGAATGTTGAATGTGTGAGCCATTTGGTTCAGGGATTTTAGCATCTGTGGTGTAAACTTTGATGGCTTTGTGCTACTGCCATAGTGCCATTGCCTGCATTCAAGTGCTCTGCCATATGTTTAAAGCATGGCAAATTTGCGGGAGTTAAAAacaattttgttctgtatgtaacgCACAACTGAAGCAACAATTTTGTTCAAAACAGGGCAACAATTGAAACAACTGAAGCAACAGCAACAGGTTAACAGAGCGATCAAGcagattttatttttttcaaaaagggggtgATCCATTGCTCCGTATTCCCCATTCCCGGTGCCTTCTATGCCTGAACCAATAAAATTTAAAATTCTAATGTGTGAAGCTGTGCCAAAAAATGTACAGGCAAAGCCTGGACAAGTCTAAGGAAGATTCCTGGTGCCTTCCATGCCTGTGCCAATAATGCTCCAATCTCTAATGTGTAGGGATAGAACAAAATCATGCATAAAATGGGTCTGCAAACTAAAGGGAGAGAAGCAAAATGGCACATGTATGATTCATTTTGCTCAGCGGGGCTTTGCTCTTATAAAAGACAAGACCTAGGAAGTAGGCAGTGATATGAACTAGTTGGTTCATCG
This portion of the Triticum dicoccoides isolate Atlit2015 ecotype Zavitan chromosome 7A, WEW_v2.0, whole genome shotgun sequence genome encodes:
- the LOC119329698 gene encoding somatic embryogenesis receptor kinase 1-like — translated: MESIDAGSIYHFALHHHLKSSALAPSSSDPHSTPLPTPHSPLAAAAPAPMAAAAAARGLSRLLPLLALLLLTVLAAAARDEGELRALAALRAALDPAGRVLGSWARAGDPCGGAFVGVACDREGRVTAVSLQGRGLSGTLPPAVAGLRRLRGLYLHYNGLKGPIPREIGGLSELADLYLDVNHLSGPVPAEIAAMANLQVLQLGYNQLTGSIPPQLGNLNKLAVLALQSNQLTGAIPATLGDLTQLTRVDLSFNNLFGSIPSKIADVPSLEVFDVRNNTLSGSVPVGLKRLNGGFQYVNNKGLCGAEFISLDLCTSTEDGLRPSKPEPFGPDGTVKTGQVPQSVDPHTTKSAKASAGVLIVGVLAVVIGAAFCGIFAFSYYRRQKQKIGSSLEVSDSRLSTDHFQQKEACRRSASPLISVEYSNGWDTMSGGGCGSSGEVGDSFRFNLEEVECATQYFSEVNLLGKSGFAATFKGILRDGSVVAVKSLNKTSCKQEESDFLRGLKTLTMLRHENLVGLRGFCCSRGRGECFLVYDFMVNGCLSHYLDVKEGSEASVLDWPTRVSIIRGIAKGIEYLHSKKSNKPSLVHQNISADKILLDHHFAPCLSVPGLHKLLADDVVFSTLKASAAMGYLAPEYANTGRFTEKSDVFAFGIVVLQVITGRRAVSQVKVGTASSDLEGLIDPYLGGIFSTTEAARLAEVAVHCTSEAASQRPTMEAVVQQLSG